The following proteins are encoded in a genomic region of Entelurus aequoreus isolate RoL-2023_Sb linkage group LG01, RoL_Eaeq_v1.1, whole genome shotgun sequence:
- the LOC133650380 gene encoding protein phosphatase 1 regulatory subunit 15B-like, with protein MGCPCSDDDDDSSSQSEDDDDGFDSEGSSFFSDTTDEDDEASDSDGPLDPEAERLLTSLCPNRDPYNLRNFTAALHTGSTPARSIPTSPPSSTQSTPASSPDVSPLAILPLTSSPPSGQDTWDDSTSASEVGRGRKPPPAQLLHLVGPLQPFQLSGPTWKASF; from the coding sequence ATGGGCTGCCCCTGCAGTGACGACGACGATGACAGCAGCAGCCAATCCGAGGACGACGACGACGGCTTTGACAGCGAGGGATCGTCTTTCTTTTCTGACACCACCGACGAAGATGACGAAGCTTCAGACTCAGACGGCCCACTCGATCCGGAAGCGGAGCGTCTCCTCACTTCCCTGTGTCCGAATCGTGACCCCTACAATCTCCGAAACTTCACCGCCGCCCTGCACACGGGCAGCACGCCGGCACGCTCCATCCCCACTTCGCCTCCTTCCTCCACTCAGTCTACGCCGGCCTCCTCCCCTGATGTCAGCCCTCTCGCCATTCTCCCCCTGACATCCTCGCCTCCCTCTGGACAGGACACGTGGGATGACTCGACGTCGGCCAGCGAGGTGGGACGAGGCAGAAAGCCTCCGCCTGCTCAGCTCCTTCACCTCGTCGGACCCCTACAGCCTTTTCAACTTTCAGGCCCCACTTGGAAAGCCAGCTTCTGA